From Methanococcus maripaludis, the proteins below share one genomic window:
- a CDS encoding ATP-dependent DNA helicase, with the protein MDFYEFKEYSKEKFPYHGMRPQQEVLMGKIYECVTKKKNLVVEAPTGVGKTLSYLIPALYFAERGKRVMILTETIDQQERIVEDLNSLKHNLKVSFMMGKGNFFCKSKGEKANTLYCQLNKGCIYRPNKKPVCVCGTKKEKIEFDGNTTFYCPLCLCDYQKAKIESFDANIIVMNNSIYYYLKDEIDKKKQTDIVICDEAHKLEGSIRNAATIVINPKYALRRLRFMAYHYSNSRLRVHMDRVTEEDDEIFWTIVEDYVVKNASGKDCKNSLVFDGFKITSFGLKEDVAILGTLLEGYNEIVKIKEKIEDLSENEELEKKDLKFKIDNKALIPLELQFVADRRISDVPMVEFLENLGNLRNITGNFVVYKNNGSILCEPVLVSTYLNRLYGDASVVHCSATLGDLKIHAIKTGMGRSETLLLDSPFSKDRRNIIALSDGEDMKFNSIDFQSNNKKRNKANENLFKMVNAAKGNTLILFKSFGDLKTAHEYFLDARYRGNIYCYESGMDGKAAKKLKEDFQKYGGLLLATGRFAEGVDIPGDALTCVIIDSLPFPVPTPLLKREQTLLEERLKSRKVKDAHWSAFLMTSFHIMARTVIQMIGRLIRTETDYGVVVIQDKRFNDWVGSEMLKRKYLKDKFLPMSVDTATEYIPKFMKKMKEDNLKNSSFFK; encoded by the coding sequence TTGATGGGAAAAATTTACGAATGTGTAACAAAAAAGAAAAATCTTGTAGTTGAGGCTCCAACAGGCGTTGGAAAAACTCTTTCTTACCTTATCCCTGCACTGTACTTTGCAGAACGCGGAAAACGAGTAATGATTCTCACAGAAACGATTGATCAACAAGAAAGAATCGTAGAAGATTTAAATTCGCTCAAACACAATTTAAAAGTATCTTTTATGATGGGAAAGGGAAATTTTTTCTGTAAATCAAAAGGGGAAAAGGCAAACACGCTTTACTGTCAATTAAATAAAGGCTGTATTTACAGGCCAAACAAAAAACCAGTATGTGTCTGCGGTACAAAAAAAGAAAAAATTGAATTTGATGGAAATACAACATTTTACTGCCCGCTTTGTCTGTGCGATTATCAAAAAGCAAAAATCGAATCTTTTGATGCAAATATAATCGTGATGAATAACAGTATTTACTATTATTTAAAAGACGAAATCGACAAAAAGAAACAAACTGACATTGTAATTTGTGACGAAGCCCATAAACTTGAAGGAAGTATTAGAAATGCTGCAACAATTGTTATAAATCCAAAATATGCCTTAAGAAGACTTAGATTTATGGCATACCACTACTCAAATTCAAGATTAAGAGTGCATATGGATAGGGTCACTGAAGAAGATGACGAAATTTTCTGGACGATAGTTGAAGATTACGTTGTAAAAAATGCATCCGGAAAAGATTGTAAGAATTCTTTAGTATTTGATGGATTTAAGATTACTTCATTTGGATTAAAAGAAGATGTGGCAATTTTGGGAACTCTTCTCGAAGGTTACAACGAAATAGTAAAAATTAAAGAAAAAATTGAAGATTTATCTGAAAATGAAGAACTTGAAAAAAAAGATTTGAAATTTAAAATCGATAACAAGGCATTAATCCCGTTAGAACTTCAATTTGTTGCAGATAGAAGAATATCCGATGTTCCGATGGTGGAATTTTTGGAAAATCTAGGAAATCTTAGGAATATTACTGGAAATTTTGTAGTTTATAAAAATAATGGATCGATTCTTTGCGAACCCGTACTCGTTTCAACGTATTTAAATAGACTTTACGGGGATGCATCAGTAGTTCACTGTTCTGCAACACTTGGTGATCTGAAAATTCACGCGATAAAGACAGGAATGGGAAGAAGTGAAACACTACTTTTGGACAGCCCATTTTCAAAAGATAGGCGAAACATAATCGCGCTATCTGATGGGGAAGATATGAAATTTAATTCCATAGATTTTCAATCAAACAATAAAAAAAGAAACAAGGCAAATGAAAATCTGTTTAAAATGGTAAACGCCGCAAAAGGAAATACTTTGATACTTTTTAAGAGTTTTGGAGATTTGAAAACGGCTCACGAATACTTTTTAGATGCGAGGTATCGAGGAAATATATACTGCTATGAGTCAGGAATGGATGGAAAAGCCGCAAAAAAATTAAAGGAAGACTTTCAAAAATACGGGGGACTCCTTTTAGCAACAGGACGGTTTGCAGAAGGTGTGGATATTCCTGGAGATGCACTAACTTGTGTTATAATAGATAGCCTGCCATTTCCCGTTCCAACTCCACTTTTAAAAAGAGAACAGACCCTTCTTGAAGAGCGTTTGAAGTCAAGAAAAGTTAAAGATGCTCACTGGAGTGCATTTTTGATGACATCCTTTCACATAATGGCAAGAACAGTTATACAAATGATTGGACGATTAATAAGGACTGAAACTGATTATGGTGTTGTAGTTATACAGGATAAAAGATTTAATGATTGGGTTGGCTCAGAAATGCTTAAAAGAAAGTATTTAAAAGACAAATTCCTCCCAATGTCAGTTGATACTGCTACAGAATACATTCCAAAGTTTATGAAAAAGATGAAAGAAGATAATTTAAAAAATAGCTCTTTTTTTAAATAA